One region of Lathamus discolor isolate bLatDis1 chromosome 2, bLatDis1.hap1, whole genome shotgun sequence genomic DNA includes:
- the PP2D1 gene encoding LOW QUALITY PROTEIN: protein phosphatase 2C-like domain-containing protein 1 (The sequence of the model RefSeq protein was modified relative to this genomic sequence to represent the inferred CDS: inserted 8 bases in 7 codons; deleted 1 base in 1 codon; substituted 2 bases at 2 genomic stop codons), producing the protein MAAAIPGALRRTVKVEGRLPSAASAPSQTIHPYHLLYHKRTYKALILLGFDSPQXTDSKNLLAXRHKLISKLTQIPKYXRHIKQKIDYSFEFFMDNHTPTSYCDLASINNPGTFKKIDNSLIINALSICXDRNSIQQGDKEDRFVVLDNYGNRSXCFWGLVDGFHGAAAAXTVAAKLPLLFLDQLSPVASSYXKDKWQVLDSCATLIRXQLTERKRFFSDKLGNDKTHTXVEWIHKVYAKPFQRMHRLLPLGRNEVSKVHCSGCSAVTCLAEGIPSKEKDGIKEKERRRFENNTQPISQDSQRCCRVTAHS; encoded by the exons ATGGCTGCTGCCATCCCCGGGGCTTTAAGACGGACTGTTAAGGTGGAGGGAAGGCTGCCCTCGGCGGCGTCGGCCCCGAGC CAAACTATACAT CCATACCACCTTCTTTATCATAAAAGAACCTACAAAGCCCTAATTTTACTAGGCTTTGATAGCCCTC AGACTGACAGCAAAAATCTTTTGGCTTAGAGACACAAGCTAATTTCAAAATTGACCCAGATTCCTAAAT TGAGACACATTAAGCAGAAGATTGATTATTCATTTGAATTCTTTATGGATAACCACACTCCCACATCATATTGTGATCTTGCTAGTATTAACAATCCTGGTACTTTTAAGAAAATAGATAATTCTTTAATAATAAATGCATTATCAATTTGCTAAGATAGAAACTCCATACAACAGGGAGACAAGGAAGACAGGTTTGTTGTGCTTGACAACTATGGAAACAGGT GATGTTTTTGGGGGTTAGTTGATGGCTTTCATGGTGCAGCAGCTGC AACAGTCGCAGCAAAGCTTCCACTTTTATTTCTTGACCAGCTTTCTCCGGTGGCTTCCTCCT GAAAGGATAAGTGGCAAGTTCTAGATTCTTGTGCCACACTGATCA GGCAGcttacagagagaaagagatttttctctgaTAAACTAGGCAATGACAAGACCCATA TTGTGGAATGGATCCACAAAGTGTATGCCAAGCCCTTTCAGAGAATGCATAGACTTTTACCACTGGGAAGGAATGAGGTTTCCAAAGTTCACTGTAGTGGCTGTTCAGCAGTTACCTGCTTGGCAGAAGGAATCCCCAGCAAAGAGAAAGATGgcattaaggaaaaagaaagaagacgCTTCGAAAACAACACACAACCCATTAGCCAGGACAGCCAAAGGTGTTGCAGGGTTACAGCCCATAGCTGA
- the RAB5A gene encoding ras-related protein Rab-5A gives MANRGATRPNGPNAGNKICQFKLVLLGESAVGKSSLVLRFVKGQFHEFQESTIGAAFLTQTVCLDDTTVKFEIWDTAGQERYHSLAPMYYRGAQAAIVVYDITNEESFARAKNWVKELQRQASPNIVIALAGNKADLANKRAVDFQEAQAYADDNSLLFMETSAKTSMNVNEIFMAIAKKLPKSEPQNAGANSARGRGVDLTEPTQQPKSQCCSN, from the exons ATGGCTAATCGAGGAGCAACAAGACCCAATGGGCCAAatgctggaaataaaatttGCCAGTTCAAGCTAGTACTTTTAGGAGAGTCTGCAGTTGGCAAATCAAGTTTGGTGCTTCGTTTTGTAAAAGGACAGTTTCATGAGTTTCAAGAAAGTACGATTGGAG CTGCTTTTCTAACCCAGACTGTATGTCTCGACGATACAACAGTAAAATTTGAAATTTGGGATACAGCTGGGCAAGAGCGGTACCACAGTTTAGCACCCATGTACTACAGAGGGGCACAAGCAGCTATAGTGGTATACGACATAACAAATGAG GAGTCCTTTGCCAGAGCGAAAAATTGGGTCAAAGAACTTCAGCGACAAGCAAGTCCTAATATTGTAATAGCTTTAGCAGGAAACAAAGCTGATCTAGCTAACAAAAGAGCTGTGGATTTCCAG GAAGCACAAGCTTATGCAGATGACAACAGCTTATTGTTCATGGAGACATCTGCCAAAACATCTATGAATGTAAATGAAATATTCATGGCAATTG CAAAAAAACTGCCCAAGAGTGAACCACAGAATGCAGGAGCCAATTCTGCCAGAGGAAGGGGAGTAGACCTTACCGAACCCACGCAACAACCCAAGAGTCAATGTTGTagtaactaa
- the LOC136008873 gene encoding LOW QUALITY PROTEIN: uncharacterized protein LOC136008873 (The sequence of the model RefSeq protein was modified relative to this genomic sequence to represent the inferred CDS: deleted 1 base in 1 codon) gives MTNSLTTDTGTRQRNYLQSEISSETDDHKKKKKNKKKNHTTKNQPDPELSLFSKNEVNSWNRDINQPDSSTQSGSEELKQFEDREVHLCNSFQPQSQAAEQETDTNAFCATGQSCTHKQLQENILAIGSKDMNQPPKDTKAHLCNYDSSPQLAEKNDSKIFCDKPARPRLLMTVSPVGSRPPPQFEEDTNTYLPNCKSQTAGRGTSETLYDNAGSYVSDQLVKSAVAAGSKYISILMVVLNGCDKILNYLST, from the exons ATGACAAATTCCCTTACAACTGATACTGGTACCAGACA AAGGAACTATTTGCAAAGTGAAATTTCTTCAGAAACTGAtgaccacaaaaaaaaaaaaaaaaacaaaaaaaaaaaccacaccaccaaAAACCAACCTGATCCAGAACTGTCTCTGTTCAGTAAGAATGAAGTAAATTCATGGAACAGAGATATAAACCAGCCCGATTCTAGCACACAAAGTGGTTCTGAAGAACTGAAACAGTTTGAGGACAGAGAAGTTCATCTATGTAACAGTTTTCAGCCACAGTCACAGGCTGCAGAGCAAGAAACAGACACCAATGCTTTTTGTGCAACAGGTCAAAGTTGTACCCACAAACAGCTGCAAGAGAACATACTGGCAATAGGGTCTAAAGACATGAACCAGCCCCCCAAGGATACAAAAGCACACCTATGTAATTATGACTCAAGTCCACaactagcagaaaaaaat gactCCAAGATATTTTGTGACAAACCTGCAAGACCAAGGCTGCTAATGACCGTATCACCAGTGGGTTCTAGACCACCACCACAGTTTGAAGAGGACACAAACACATACCTGCCTAATTGCAAATCACAAACTGCAGGAAGAGGCACCTCTGAGACACTCTATGACAATGCGGGAAGCTACGTTAGTGACCAACTGGTAAAGAGTGCAGTAGCTGCAGGTTCAAAATATATTAGTATTTTGATGGTAGTTCTAAATGGGTGTGATAAGATACTCAATTACCTCAGCACTTAA